AGGGTGGCCAGGGTGCCCCGGGTGGTCTTGCCCTGAGCCGTTAAGGTGACCTTGTAGTGCTGGCTGCGGTCGAGCCACAGTTCCAGGAAGCCGTTGTCGAGGGTCCTGATGGTTTTTTGCAGCACGGTCTTGCCGGTGCGGGTGGTGACGTGCACCTTGACTGGAGTGTTGACCAACTCGCCCTGGCAGCCTGAGGTGAAGTGCGTCTTGCAGGGGTGGGTCTTGGTGATATAGGGCGCGATGGCCACCACCATCTGCCCTTTGGGAAGGGCGATGGCCCGCTTCTGACCGTCCGGGAAGGTGAAGTGGACGGCCTCGGGGGTCACGTAGCTTTGCAGTCCGCCTTGGGCCCGCCAAGTGTTCGCCAGCTTGAGGGCCTGCTGGGGACTCACGCCCCCCAGGACCGCAGGATTGGGGGCCAGGCTGGGCGGCTGCGCAAAGGCCAGCGTGCTCAGGAGCGTGCCAGTGAGGATCACCGAAAGAGTCTTGTGCATATCATTCGCCTCTGGGGTCAAGGTAGCGGCGTTGTGTTAAGCAAGTGTTTGGCTCGAGCAGGTCCCCAGCTTCCGAACTGGAAGGAACTGCGGTGTCCCGAGCCTTGGTCACCTGGAGCGAGAGCATGGCTGCTTAAGCCGAGGCAATCACATTGAAAGCCCACGCCACCTCGGTCGGGACCGTCTTCCTTCCCCTTATCTTTGCCATACATCGTTGGCGCGCAGAGGCAATGCGGGAAGCCAGGGACGTCTCCCCAGGCA
This DNA window, taken from Deinococcus reticulitermitis, encodes the following:
- a CDS encoding CueP family metal-binding protein, whose translation is MHKTLSVILTGTLLSTLAFAQPPSLAPNPAVLGGVSPQQALKLANTWRAQGGLQSYVTPEAVHFTFPDGQKRAIALPKGQMVVAIAPYITKTHPCKTHFTSGCQGELVNTPVKVHVTTRTGKTVLQKTIRTLDNGFLELWLDRSQHYKVTLTAQGKTTRGTLATLPSSDTCVTTLQLR